The following coding sequences lie in one Saccharopolyspora hordei genomic window:
- a CDS encoding ABC transporter ATP-binding protein, producing the protein MSEPVLRARGLRARAGTRDLLTGVDLELRPGEVTAVIGESGSGKTTLGLALQGETRRGVRLAGTVELCGTDLVGLPTAERRAARATAIGYLPQHPAAALNPLRKVGRVLAELARDAEAVPEAVRWAGLDPALLDRYPHQLSGGQQQRAVLALAVLHRPDVLVLDEPATGLDAISTSHAVEALTEVAGRGTAVLLLTHDLGLVRRVADSVVVLHEGRVVERGEHVLTAPAHERTRTLLAAAPQVLPTTGEPAAEGGLRARGLTKVARNGHRLLDGVDLAVPPGRCVAVVGRSGSGKTTLARCLAGLTRPDAGQVLLDGVPLAPDLRRRDRRQRTRVQYVHQDARASFDEFRPVLAQLTRTVRLTRGAGGERARAEVERVLAAVGLDRALAARRPARLSGGQLQRAAVARALLARPAVLVCDEITTGQDPVRRAELLDLLATTLRTTSAGLVLISHDLDAVAAIADEVHVLDAGRCVEHAPTATLLAEPRTPVARRLVDSADLGGRAPEVTRRPCAEERIPSTPG; encoded by the coding sequence ATGAGCGAGCCGGTGCTGCGCGCACGCGGGCTGCGGGCCCGGGCCGGGACGCGTGACCTGCTGACCGGCGTCGACCTGGAGCTGCGGCCGGGTGAGGTCACCGCGGTCATCGGCGAGTCCGGCAGCGGCAAGACGACGCTGGGCCTGGCGCTGCAGGGCGAGACTCGGCGCGGGGTGCGGCTGGCCGGGACCGTCGAGCTGTGCGGCACCGACCTGGTGGGCCTGCCCACCGCCGAGCGCCGAGCGGCCCGGGCCACCGCCATCGGCTACCTGCCGCAGCACCCCGCCGCCGCGCTCAACCCGCTCCGCAAGGTCGGCCGGGTGCTGGCCGAGCTGGCGCGCGACGCCGAGGCGGTCCCGGAGGCGGTGCGGTGGGCCGGGCTGGACCCCGCGCTCCTCGACCGGTACCCGCACCAGCTCTCCGGCGGGCAGCAGCAGCGGGCCGTGCTGGCGCTGGCCGTGCTGCACCGCCCGGACGTGCTCGTCCTGGACGAGCCGGCCACCGGGCTCGACGCGATCAGCACCTCCCACGCCGTCGAGGCGCTCACCGAGGTGGCCGGCCGCGGCACGGCGGTCCTGCTGCTCACCCACGACCTCGGCCTGGTCCGGCGCGTCGCCGACTCGGTGGTGGTGCTGCACGAGGGCCGCGTCGTGGAACGCGGCGAGCACGTGCTGACGGCCCCGGCCCACGAACGCACCCGGACCCTGCTCGCCGCCGCGCCGCAGGTGCTCCCGACGACCGGGGAGCCCGCCGCGGAGGGCGGGCTGCGGGCGCGCGGGCTCACCAAGGTCGCGCGGAACGGTCACCGCCTGCTGGACGGGGTCGACCTCGCGGTCCCGCCCGGGCGGTGCGTGGCGGTGGTGGGGCGCTCCGGGTCGGGCAAGACGACGCTCGCCCGCTGCCTGGCCGGGCTGACCCGGCCGGACGCCGGCCAGGTGCTGCTCGACGGGGTCCCGCTGGCCCCTGACCTGCGGCGCCGCGACCGGCGGCAGCGGACGCGGGTGCAGTACGTGCACCAGGACGCCCGCGCGTCCTTCGACGAGTTCCGCCCGGTGCTCGCTCAGCTCACCCGGACGGTGCGGCTCACCCGGGGAGCCGGCGGGGAGCGGGCGCGGGCCGAGGTCGAGCGGGTCCTCGCGGCGGTCGGCCTCGACCGCGCGCTGGCGGCCCGCCGCCCGGCCCGCCTCTCCGGCGGCCAGCTGCAACGCGCCGCGGTGGCCCGCGCGCTGCTCGCCCGGCCCGCGGTGCTCGTCTGCGACGAGATCACCACCGGCCAGGACCCGGTGCGCCGCGCCGAGCTGCTCGACCTGCTCGCCACGACGCTGCGCACCACCTCCGCAGGACTGGTGCTCATCAGCCACGACCTGGACGCGGTCGCGGCGATCGCCGACGAGGTCCACGTGCTCGACGCGGGCCGCTGCGTCGAGCACGCGCCCACCGCGACGCTCCTGGCCGAGCCCCGGACGCCGGTGGCGCGCCGCCTGGTGGACAGCGCGGACCTCGGCGGGAGGGCTCCGGAGGTGACCCGACGGCCGTGCGCGGAGGAGCGGATCCCGTCCACCCCTGGGTAG
- a CDS encoding LysR substrate-binding domain-containing protein: MFTLNQLTGFVAVAEEQHFGRAAQRLRMTQPPLTRQIQQLEKELQVQLFDRTSRTVRLTPAGRAFLQDARRLLHEAENAALSVRRVTLGQSGVIRVGFTATSAYGVLGGLLATVREHLPHVDVVLHELVTRDQAERLSGGSLDLGLARPPAARPELESRLLRAEPLLAALPEGHPLAAGSDPLDLSEFHGADVVMYSPTEARYFHELLVATFGRAGVQPTYVQYVSQIHTALALVQVGLGSALVPATAARLHLDGVHFRPLQLPEPDPVELHLVWRRANDNPALHALLDLL, encoded by the coding sequence ATGTTCACGCTCAACCAACTCACCGGTTTCGTCGCCGTGGCCGAGGAGCAGCACTTCGGCCGGGCCGCGCAGCGGCTGCGCATGACCCAGCCCCCGCTGACGCGGCAGATCCAGCAGCTGGAGAAGGAGCTGCAGGTCCAGCTGTTCGACCGCACCAGCCGCACCGTGCGGCTGACCCCGGCCGGGCGCGCGTTCCTGCAGGACGCGCGACGCCTGCTGCACGAGGCGGAGAACGCCGCGCTCTCGGTGCGACGCGTCACCCTGGGCCAGAGCGGCGTCATCCGCGTCGGGTTCACCGCGACCTCGGCCTACGGCGTGCTCGGCGGTCTGCTGGCGACGGTGCGCGAACACCTGCCGCACGTGGACGTGGTGCTGCACGAGCTGGTGACCCGGGACCAGGCGGAGCGGCTCTCGGGCGGTTCCCTCGACCTCGGGCTGGCCCGCCCGCCGGCCGCCCGGCCCGAGCTGGAGTCCCGGCTGCTGCGCGCGGAACCGCTGCTGGCGGCGCTGCCGGAGGGCCACCCGCTCGCTGCGGGGTCGGACCCGCTGGACCTCAGCGAGTTCCACGGTGCCGACGTGGTGATGTACTCGCCGACGGAGGCGCGGTACTTCCACGAGCTGCTCGTCGCGACCTTCGGCCGGGCCGGGGTGCAGCCCACCTACGTGCAGTACGTCAGCCAGATCCACACCGCTCTCGCGCTGGTGCAGGTCGGCCTCGGCAGCGCGCTGGTGCCCGCCACCGCGGCGCGGCTGCACCTCGACGGCGTGCACTTCCGCCCGCTGCAGCTGCCCGAACCCGACCCGGTGGAGCTGCACCTGGTCTGGCGCCGGGCCAACGACAACCCGGCCCTGCACGCGCTGCTCGACCTGCTCTGA
- a CDS encoding ABC transporter permease subunit — protein sequence MRSVTAVVGAVLLGVPGLTAVVGPLLAGSVDSAAGPLRPPDAQFPLGTDVLGRDVLALALSGGSSLVALTGASLLLSYLVGVPLALLVTSRGVDTPLLRVLDFLLALPGLLVLMVLAAAGWRGAAPLALAIALLQLPAVVRLVRSAALAPGCRAAVEAMAMQGEPWWRIHLGYVGRCVLGPVLVDAGTRLSLVLYLLASANFLGLGLAPSASDWAVLVERNSDALFLQPLAVLVPAGLLVSLCTGINLLVNHVLARREER from the coding sequence ATGAGGTCGGTGACGGCGGTCGTCGGTGCGGTGCTGCTCGGCGTGCCCGGGCTGACCGCGGTGGTCGGGCCGCTGCTGGCGGGCTCGGTGGACTCCGCGGCGGGGCCGCTGCGGCCACCTGACGCGCAGTTCCCGCTCGGCACCGACGTGCTGGGGCGCGACGTGCTTGCGCTCGCGCTCAGCGGCGGCAGCTCGCTGGTCGCGCTGACCGGGGCGTCGCTGCTGCTGTCCTACCTGGTCGGGGTGCCGCTGGCGCTGCTGGTCACCAGCCGCGGCGTCGACACGCCCCTGCTGCGGGTGCTGGACTTCCTGCTCGCGCTCCCCGGGCTGCTGGTGCTCATGGTGCTGGCCGCCGCCGGGTGGCGGGGCGCGGCGCCGCTGGCGCTGGCCATCGCGCTGCTCCAGCTGCCGGCCGTGGTGCGCCTCGTCCGCAGCGCCGCGCTGGCGCCCGGCTGCCGCGCGGCGGTGGAGGCGATGGCGATGCAGGGCGAACCGTGGTGGCGGATCCACCTCGGCTACGTCGGGCGGTGCGTGCTGGGCCCGGTCCTCGTCGACGCCGGGACCCGGCTCAGCCTGGTGCTGTACCTGCTGGCCTCGGCGAACTTCCTCGGGCTCGGGCTGGCCCCCTCGGCCAGCGACTGGGCGGTGCTGGTGGAGCGCAACTCTGACGCGCTGTTCCTGCAGCCGCTGGCGGTCCTGGTCCCGGCGGGCCTGCTCGTGTCGCTGTGCACGGGCATCAACCTGCTGGTCAACCACGTGCTGGCACGCCGGGAGGAGCGATGA
- a CDS encoding enolase C-terminal domain-like protein: MARTQPVVTGMRVVPIAGHDSMLLNLSGAHAPHFTRNLVVLTDSEGRTGVGEVPGGETVRRTLEDSAELVVGQPVGRVRAVLTAVRTRFADRDAGGRGVQTFDQRVTVHAVTALESAMLDLLGQHLEVPVAELLGDGRQRDHVPVLGYLFFVGDRERTDLPYRSPADEPDDDWLRLRHEEALTPEAIVRQAEAAQRRYGFRDFKLKGGVLPGPVEAEAVTALARRFPDARITLDPNGAWPLATAIDLGRALRDVLAYAEDPCGAEAGCSGRETMAEFRRATGLRTATNMVATDWRQLHHAVRADAVDIPLADPHFWTMSGSVRVAQLCHDWGLTWGSHSNNHFDVSLAMFTHVAAAAPGEITAIDTHWIWQDGQRIAREPLRITDGRIEVPDRPGLGVELDLDRVEAAHQLHLEHGLGSRDDAAAMQHLVPGWTFDPKRPALDRD; the protein is encoded by the coding sequence ATGGCGCGCACGCAGCCCGTGGTCACCGGCATGCGGGTGGTGCCGATCGCCGGGCACGACAGCATGCTGCTCAACCTCAGCGGGGCGCACGCCCCGCACTTCACCCGGAACCTGGTGGTGCTCACCGACTCCGAAGGCCGGACCGGGGTCGGCGAGGTGCCCGGCGGGGAAACGGTCCGCCGCACCCTCGAGGACTCCGCGGAGCTGGTCGTCGGCCAGCCGGTGGGCCGGGTGCGTGCGGTCCTCACCGCGGTCCGCACCCGGTTCGCCGACCGCGACGCGGGCGGCCGCGGGGTGCAGACCTTCGACCAGCGCGTGACGGTCCACGCGGTCACCGCGCTGGAATCGGCGATGCTCGACCTGCTCGGCCAGCACCTGGAGGTGCCGGTGGCCGAGCTGCTCGGTGACGGCCGGCAGCGTGACCACGTGCCGGTGCTCGGGTACCTGTTCTTCGTCGGTGACCGGGAGCGCACCGACCTGCCCTACCGGAGCCCGGCGGACGAGCCCGACGACGACTGGCTGCGGCTGCGCCACGAGGAAGCCCTCACACCGGAGGCGATCGTGCGCCAGGCGGAGGCGGCGCAGCGGCGCTACGGGTTCCGCGACTTCAAGCTCAAGGGCGGGGTGCTGCCGGGGCCGGTCGAGGCCGAGGCGGTCACCGCGCTGGCGCGGCGGTTCCCCGACGCGCGGATCACCCTCGACCCCAACGGCGCGTGGCCGCTGGCCACCGCGATCGACCTCGGCCGCGCGCTGCGCGACGTCCTCGCCTACGCCGAAGACCCGTGCGGCGCCGAGGCCGGCTGCTCGGGTCGCGAGACGATGGCGGAGTTCCGCCGCGCGACGGGGCTGCGCACCGCCACCAACATGGTCGCCACGGACTGGCGGCAGCTGCACCACGCGGTGCGCGCCGACGCGGTGGACATCCCGCTGGCCGACCCGCACTTCTGGACGATGAGCGGGTCGGTGCGGGTGGCGCAGCTCTGCCACGACTGGGGCCTGACCTGGGGTTCGCACTCCAACAACCACTTCGACGTGTCGCTGGCGATGTTCACCCACGTCGCCGCGGCCGCGCCCGGCGAGATCACCGCGATCGACACGCACTGGATCTGGCAGGACGGCCAGCGCATCGCCCGGGAGCCGCTGCGCATCACCGACGGGCGCATCGAGGTGCCCGACCGCCCCGGCCTGGGCGTCGAGCTGGACCTCGACCGCGTCGAAGCGGCCCACCAGCTCCACCTGGAGCACGGCCTCGGGTCCCGCGACGACGCGGCGGCGATGCAGCACCTCGTCCCGGGCTGGACCTTCGACCCCAAGCGCCCGGCGCTGGACCGCGACTAG
- a CDS encoding ABC transporter substrate-binding protein, producing MTTVTRRTLLKGALGTLTAASLTACGGAASGPDGRLRAAFPIGGGEESLDPHTSSLFVDQARAKALFDTLVGYADDMSVVPRLAEWWEPDATGTRWSIRLREARFHDGRPVTAEDVLYSYRRIADPATASPARKQFLDVDFAASRARSATELELVLRAPNFEFPSAWGAPATEIVPAGTTEFTAPVGSGPFRFVSFQPGRPAVFTRFDGHWAGRPTLDELEFVPINDESARVAALLSGQVHYVHDISAHSAALVQGDSRAELLAAPHGTMQAVALKVDRPPFHDPRLVRAALSGVDRDALVAVALNGHGQVGNDLFGKGLEHYPPDLPQRERDVDRARALVREAGAEGLAVDLLTSSVDPCFESAATLIAQQLSEIGLRVAPRIGPAETYFSDIRTHGVAALTRTASLPVTTFLAERVRSGAGTANYTGYRSPEFDALFHRALSTVDAAERARLLGNAQRLARDESGLLVWGFSDWNVAVSRSVSGLRAAPPNSLDWARFERAALG from the coding sequence ATGACCACCGTCACCCGGCGCACGCTGCTCAAGGGCGCCCTGGGCACGCTCACGGCCGCCTCGCTCACCGCCTGCGGTGGTGCCGCGAGCGGACCGGACGGGCGGTTGCGCGCGGCGTTCCCGATCGGCGGCGGGGAGGAGTCGCTCGACCCGCACACCAGCTCGCTGTTCGTCGACCAGGCCCGGGCGAAGGCGCTGTTCGACACGCTGGTCGGCTACGCCGACGACATGAGCGTCGTGCCGCGGCTGGCCGAGTGGTGGGAGCCGGACGCCACCGGGACGCGGTGGTCGATCCGCCTGCGCGAGGCCCGCTTCCACGACGGCCGCCCGGTCACCGCCGAGGACGTGCTCTACAGCTACCGCCGCATCGCCGACCCCGCCACGGCATCACCGGCGCGCAAGCAGTTCCTCGACGTGGACTTCGCGGCCAGCCGGGCCCGCTCGGCCACCGAGCTTGAACTCGTGCTGCGCGCCCCGAACTTCGAGTTCCCCTCGGCGTGGGGCGCCCCGGCCACCGAGATCGTCCCGGCCGGCACCACCGAGTTCACCGCCCCGGTCGGCTCCGGGCCGTTCCGGTTCGTCTCCTTCCAGCCGGGTCGGCCCGCCGTCTTCACCCGGTTCGACGGGCACTGGGCCGGGAGGCCGACGCTGGACGAGCTGGAGTTCGTGCCGATCAACGACGAGAGCGCGCGCGTCGCCGCGCTGCTGTCCGGCCAGGTGCACTACGTGCACGACATCAGCGCGCACTCCGCGGCGCTGGTGCAGGGCGACAGCCGGGCCGAGCTGCTCGCCGCGCCGCACGGCACCATGCAGGCCGTGGCGCTCAAGGTCGACCGGCCCCCGTTCCACGACCCGCGCCTGGTGCGGGCCGCGCTGTCCGGTGTGGACCGCGACGCGCTGGTCGCGGTCGCGCTGAACGGGCACGGGCAGGTCGGCAACGACCTGTTCGGCAAGGGCCTGGAGCACTACCCGCCGGACCTCCCGCAGCGCGAGCGCGACGTCGACCGCGCCCGGGCGCTGGTGCGCGAGGCCGGGGCCGAAGGGCTCGCGGTCGACCTGCTCACCAGCTCTGTCGACCCCTGCTTCGAATCGGCGGCGACGCTCATCGCCCAGCAGCTGTCCGAGATCGGGCTGCGGGTCGCCCCGCGGATCGGCCCGGCGGAGACGTACTTCTCCGACATCCGCACCCACGGCGTCGCCGCCCTCACCCGGACCGCGTCGCTGCCCGTCACGACGTTCCTGGCGGAACGGGTGCGCAGCGGTGCGGGCACTGCCAACTACACCGGCTACCGGTCGCCGGAGTTCGACGCGCTGTTCCACCGGGCGCTGAGCACAGTGGACGCTGCCGAGCGTGCCCGGCTGCTAGGGAACGCCCAGCGCCTGGCGCGGGACGAGAGCGGGCTGCTGGTGTGGGGCTTCAGCGACTGGAACGTGGCGGTGTCGCGCTCGGTGTCCGGGCTGCGGGCGGCCCCACCCAACTCGCTGGACTGGGCGCGGTTCGAGCGGGCCGCGCTGGGCTGA
- the corA gene encoding magnesium/cobalt transporter CorA, translating into MPEWRPRALRKPRRTQPEAPEHSMDPRSDDDRPLADRPLIDTAIYRDGVRVATPGSLAETYEQLRRDGGAMAWIGLYRPAEEELLAAAEEFGLHKLAVEDAIVAHQRPKLERYGDTLFVVLRAATYLDESEEVSFDELHLFIGPNFVLTVRHGQSPDMSAVRRRMEADPDLLRRGPEAVLYAVLDNVVDGYAPVIAGLQNDIDEIEVEVFEADPHVSRRIYELTREVIEFQRATQPLMGILRSLEAGFSKYGIDDELQRYLRDVADHATTVGERAEGFRQLLDKILTVNATLVTQAQNEEMRKMTEASLAQNEEVKKISAWAAILFAPTLIGTVYGMNFDVMPELHWSFGYPFAVVLMLAVCLGLYTVFRRRGWL; encoded by the coding sequence GTGCCCGAATGGCGGCCCCGGGCCCTGCGCAAGCCCCGGCGCACCCAACCCGAGGCGCCCGAGCACTCGATGGACCCGCGCTCGGACGACGACCGCCCGCTGGCCGACCGTCCCCTGATCGACACCGCGATCTACCGCGACGGCGTCCGGGTCGCCACCCCGGGGAGCCTCGCCGAGACCTACGAGCAGCTGCGCCGCGACGGCGGCGCGATGGCCTGGATCGGGCTGTACCGGCCGGCGGAGGAGGAGCTGCTCGCCGCCGCGGAGGAGTTCGGCCTGCACAAGCTCGCGGTCGAGGACGCGATCGTCGCGCACCAGCGGCCGAAGCTCGAGCGCTACGGCGACACCCTGTTCGTGGTGCTGCGCGCCGCGACCTACCTGGACGAGAGCGAGGAGGTCAGCTTCGACGAGCTGCACCTGTTCATCGGCCCCAACTTCGTGCTCACCGTCCGGCACGGCCAGTCCCCCGACATGTCGGCGGTCCGGCGGCGCATGGAGGCCGACCCCGACCTGCTGCGGCGCGGCCCGGAGGCGGTGCTCTACGCGGTGCTGGACAACGTCGTGGACGGCTACGCGCCGGTGATCGCCGGGCTGCAGAACGACATCGACGAGATCGAGGTCGAGGTCTTCGAGGCCGATCCGCACGTGTCGCGGCGCATCTACGAGCTGACCCGCGAGGTCATCGAGTTCCAGCGGGCCACGCAACCGCTGATGGGCATCCTGCGCAGCCTGGAGGCGGGGTTCAGCAAGTACGGCATCGACGACGAGCTGCAGCGCTACCTGCGCGACGTGGCCGACCACGCCACCACCGTCGGCGAGCGCGCGGAGGGCTTCCGGCAGCTGCTGGACAAGATCCTCACCGTCAACGCCACGCTGGTCACCCAGGCGCAGAACGAGGAGATGCGGAAGATGACCGAGGCGAGCCTGGCCCAGAACGAGGAGGTGAAGAAGATCTCGGCGTGGGCGGCGATCCTGTTCGCCCCCACCCTGATCGGCACGGTCTACGGCATGAACTTCGACGTCATGCCCGAGCTGCACTGGTCGTTCGGCTACCCGTTCGCGGTGGTGCTGATGCTGGCGGTGTGCCTCGGCCTCTACACGGTCTTCCGCCGCCGCGGCTGGCTCTGA
- the kdgD gene encoding 5-dehydro-4-deoxyglucarate dehydratase gives MSAYSPTDMARQLASGLLSFPVTHFRPDLSFDEAAYRENIGRLGGFGAAGLFAAGGTGEFFSLTPAEVEQVVRAAVEEAPDGVPVIAPVGYGTAMAVEMARAAERAGAAGVLLFPPYLTEADQAGLAAHVRAVCAATRLGVVLYSRANAVFADTTVAELAEQCPNLVGFKDGVGNVEKMTRLYARLGDRLTYVGGLPTAETFALPLLELGVTTYSSAMFNFVPEFALRFYQAVRDRDRAAVYRYLEEFVLPYCDIRNRRAGYAVSIVKAGMRVVGRPAGPVRPPLVDLDDAELSALRDLVERVTDLR, from the coding sequence ATGTCCGCGTACTCGCCCACCGACATGGCCCGGCAGCTGGCCAGCGGACTGCTGTCGTTCCCGGTGACCCACTTCCGGCCCGACCTCAGCTTCGACGAGGCCGCCTACCGCGAGAACATCGGCCGGCTGGGCGGTTTCGGCGCGGCCGGGCTGTTCGCGGCGGGCGGCACCGGGGAGTTCTTCTCGCTGACCCCCGCTGAGGTGGAGCAGGTGGTGCGGGCCGCCGTCGAGGAGGCCCCGGACGGGGTGCCGGTGATCGCCCCGGTCGGGTACGGCACCGCGATGGCGGTGGAGATGGCCCGCGCCGCCGAACGCGCCGGGGCGGCCGGGGTGCTGCTGTTCCCGCCCTACCTGACCGAGGCCGACCAGGCCGGGCTCGCCGCGCACGTCCGCGCGGTCTGCGCGGCCACCCGGCTCGGGGTCGTCCTCTACAGCCGGGCCAACGCGGTCTTCGCGGACACCACTGTCGCCGAACTGGCCGAGCAGTGCCCGAACCTGGTGGGGTTCAAGGACGGCGTGGGCAACGTGGAGAAGATGACCCGCCTGTACGCGCGGCTCGGTGACCGGCTCACCTACGTCGGCGGGCTGCCGACGGCGGAGACGTTCGCGCTGCCGCTGCTGGAGCTGGGCGTGACCACCTACTCCTCGGCGATGTTCAACTTCGTGCCCGAGTTCGCGCTGCGCTTCTACCAGGCGGTGCGCGACCGCGACCGCGCGGCCGTGTACCGGTACCTGGAGGAGTTCGTGCTGCCGTACTGCGACATCCGCAACCGGCGCGCCGGGTACGCGGTGAGCATCGTCAAGGCCGGCATGCGGGTCGTCGGCCGCCCGGCGGGCCCGGTGCGGCCGCCGCTGGTCGACCTGGACGACGCCGAGCTCAGCGCGCTGCGCGACCTGGTCGAGCGCGTGACGGACCTGCGCTGA
- the lexA gene encoding transcriptional repressor LexA → MAAYDFDAFEHLDPSSLPLRQQRILAAIQDFVTRHGYSPSTRQIGDAVGLRSTSSVSKHLNALEEKGFLRRSPSVSRPIDVRAFLQPSAVREGDSVPVPVVGDIAAGTPITADEHLDEVIDLPRELTGRGTVFGLRVRGDSMVDAAICDGDIVVVRQQQEAHSGQIVAAMIDDEATVKVYRRRGGHVLLEPRNPAYEVIDGDDAVVLGVVVSVLRSV, encoded by the coding sequence GTGGCCGCCTACGACTTCGACGCCTTCGAGCACCTGGACCCCTCGTCCCTGCCGCTGCGCCAGCAGCGGATCCTGGCCGCCATCCAGGACTTCGTGACCAGGCACGGGTACTCGCCGAGCACCCGGCAGATCGGCGACGCGGTGGGCCTGCGCTCGACCTCGTCGGTGTCGAAGCACCTGAACGCGTTGGAGGAGAAGGGGTTCCTGCGCCGCAGCCCGTCGGTGTCCCGCCCCATCGACGTGCGCGCGTTCCTCCAGCCGTCGGCGGTCCGCGAGGGCGACTCGGTGCCGGTGCCCGTGGTCGGCGACATCGCCGCCGGCACCCCGATCACCGCGGACGAGCACCTCGACGAGGTGATCGACCTGCCCCGCGAGCTCACCGGCCGGGGCACCGTGTTCGGGCTGCGGGTGCGCGGTGACTCGATGGTCGACGCGGCCATCTGCGACGGCGACATCGTGGTGGTGCGCCAGCAGCAGGAGGCCCACTCGGGGCAGATCGTCGCCGCGATGATCGACGACGAGGCGACGGTGAAGGTCTACCGCCGCCGCGGCGGTCACGTCCTGCTCGAACCCCGCAACCCGGCCTACGAGGTCATCGACGGTGACGACGCGGTCGTCCTCGGGGTGGTCGTCTCGGTCCTCCGCAGCGTCTGA
- a CDS encoding ABC transporter permease produces the protein MAVLVLRRLVVAALQLVAVAVAVFALTSLLPGDTAVVVLGEHATEEQVAVLRAQLQLDRPVWERFLEWLGGAVHGDLGRSLLTGVPVAEEIGRGLATTAVLALLALAVVVPLAVAVGVVTGRRRGSRLDVVLTGAVVVLDSVPEFALALLLVALFSLQLGWLPATAAGASGWELLAQPAVLVLPVGVLVCRQLCALARQVRVGVAEADGADFATHVRMHGLPERAVLFRHVLPNGLAPAVQQLARAVDGLLGGVVVVEAVFALPGTGSGFVDAVMARDLPAVQGYALVFAATTIAVNLVADVVSHRLVPQREVVA, from the coding sequence ATGGCGGTGCTGGTGCTGCGGCGGCTGGTGGTCGCCGCGCTGCAACTGGTCGCGGTGGCGGTCGCCGTCTTCGCGCTCACCTCGCTGCTGCCGGGCGACACCGCGGTGGTCGTGCTCGGTGAGCACGCGACCGAGGAGCAGGTGGCGGTGCTGCGCGCGCAGTTGCAGCTGGACCGGCCGGTGTGGGAGCGGTTCCTGGAATGGCTGGGCGGCGCGGTGCACGGCGACCTGGGACGCTCGCTGCTGACCGGGGTGCCGGTGGCCGAGGAGATCGGCCGGGGGCTCGCCACCACGGCGGTGCTGGCGCTGCTCGCGCTCGCGGTGGTGGTCCCGCTCGCGGTGGCGGTCGGCGTCGTGACGGGGCGGCGCCGCGGTTCCCGGCTGGACGTGGTGCTCACCGGCGCGGTCGTGGTGCTCGACTCGGTTCCCGAGTTCGCCCTCGCCCTGCTGCTCGTCGCGCTGTTCTCGCTGCAGCTCGGCTGGCTGCCGGCCACCGCGGCCGGCGCCTCCGGCTGGGAGCTGCTGGCGCAGCCCGCGGTGCTCGTGCTGCCGGTCGGCGTGCTGGTGTGCAGGCAGCTGTGCGCGCTGGCACGCCAGGTCCGCGTCGGCGTGGCCGAGGCCGACGGCGCCGACTTCGCCACGCACGTCCGGATGCACGGCCTGCCCGAGCGCGCGGTGCTGTTCCGGCACGTGCTGCCCAACGGGCTGGCCCCGGCGGTGCAGCAGCTGGCCCGCGCGGTGGACGGGCTGCTCGGCGGGGTCGTGGTCGTGGAGGCGGTGTTCGCCCTGCCCGGCACCGGTTCCGGGTTCGTCGACGCGGTGATGGCCCGCGACCTGCCCGCGGTGCAGGGCTACGCCCTCGTGTTCGCCGCCACCACGATCGCGGTGAACCTCGTCGCCGACGTCGTGTCGCACCGGCTCGTCCCGCAGCGCGAGGTGGTCGCATGA